A DNA window from Drosophila virilis strain 15010-1051.87 chromosome 4, Dvir_AGI_RSII-ME, whole genome shotgun sequence contains the following coding sequences:
- the LOC26530524 gene encoding RNA polymerase-associated protein Rtf1 — MLSLKSRKRHLVFTEDLEDGELPDVDASECHRVHSIQTMPTLSQFSDGYDDNLMGDAADRARLEALSELERESELYERSLKRDELLYKWGIKCILLAKEKHAGAVDRPSTEPDTAVSLKERSSTRRLNPEAQRAADKRRSAIDRLVAQRNSKKTKDEYECKHITAEEPEQDQHLEQEQQQVQAQPREQEQEQARSESPKSADGKKLKLKAKDVYSDESSGSTDDEDYVETSSPGSDPETLVSTLQDLSKALLTRTQLESFLDKPIFDQTVVGCFVRISIGGIPTNQPAIYRLTRIVAVEHIEQEYLVGNQRTKRVLQLQHGIHLRSFQMDAVSNQPVINSEFIFWLEACQRDAQPLPSVKSIGKKEKDIEKATNYAFTEGDVELMVQTKRRAGQKPVSAAYRKVCLIMERDMAVDSNDLEKANLLEKQIKQIDEQSLSEHQREKRVQYMSSNATAPARMPSTEQPAKAKSKKFDWQQYMRRRYKKFAHLNRLQTQQDQSPVKEAPNMSTIPAEPAAKSAATEPVQEQAKETAESNIDMLDLYELHNFEVHLDVSKLMQFSEICKEIEGITLEAGAQ; from the exons ATGCTTAGTTTGAAAAGTCGAAAACGCCATTTGGTCTTTACCGAGGACCTGGAAGATGGCGAACTGCCCGATGTCGATGCCAGTGAATGCCACAGAGTGCATTCGATACAGACAATGCCCACGTTAAGCCAGTTCAGTGATGGCTACGACGACAACCTGATGGGCGACGCGGCGGACCGGGCCAGATTAGAGGCGCTCAGCGAGCTGGAGCGGGAGAGCGAGCTGTATGAGCGCAGCCTGAAGCGGGACGAGCTGCTATACAAGTGGGGCATCAAGTGCATACTGCTAGCGAAGGAGAAGCATGCCGGTGCCGTCGACAGGCCTAGTACTGAGCCGGACACCGCAGTCTCGCTCAAGGAGCGCTCCAGCACGCGGCGTCTGAATCCGGAGGCGCAGCGCGCGGCTGACAAGCGGCGCAGTGCAATCGATCGCCTGGTAGCGCAACGCAACAGTAAGAAAACAAAGGATGAGTACGAGTGCAAGCATATAACAGCAGAGGAGCCAGAGCAGGATCAGCACTTGGAGCAGGAACAGCAACAGGTGCAGGCACAGCCTcgggagcaggagcaggagcaggcaAGAAGCGAGTCGCCCAAAAGTGCAGACGGAAAAAAGTTGAAGCTGAAGGCCAAAGACGTTTACTCGGACGAGTCCAGTGGCAGCACAGACGACGAGGATTACGTAGAGACCAGCAGTCCAGGCAGCGACCCAGAGACATTGGTCAGCACCTTACAGGACCTCAGCAAGGCGCTGCTCACACGCACCCAGCTGGAGAGCTTTTTGGACAAGCCCATCTTTGATCAGACTGTGGTCGGCTGCTTTGTGCGCATCAGCATTGGCGGCATTCCCACCAACCAGCCCGCCATCTATCGCCTGACGCGCATCGTGGCTGTGGAGCATATCGAACAGGAATATCTGGTGGGCAATCAGCGTACGAAGCGCGTGCTTCAGCTGCAGCATGGGATCCATCTGCGTAGCTTCCAAATGGATGCCGTCTCGAACCAGCCGGTGATTAACAGTGAGTTCATCTTCTGGCTGGAGGCATGCCAGCGCGATGCCCAGCCCTTGCCCAGCGTGAAGAGCATTGGCAAAAAGGAGAAGGACATCGAAAAGGCTACCAACTATGCCTTCACCGAGGGCGATGTCGAGCTGATGGTGCAGACAAAGCGACGCGCCGGACAGAAGCCGGTGAGCGCCGCCTATCGCAAGGTGTGCCTAATCATGGAGCGCGACATGGCTGTCGATAGCAATGACCTGGAGAAGGCCAACCTGCTGGAAAAGCAAATCAAACAGATTGACGAGCAGTCTCTCAGCGAGCATCAGCGTGAGAAGCGTGTCCAGTACATGAGCTCGAATGCCACAGCTCCGGCCAGGATGCCATCAACGGAGCAACCTGCCAAGGCCAAGTCGAAGAAATTTGACTGGCAGCAATATATGCGACGCAGATACAAAAAATTTGCCCATCTAAATCGCCTGCAAACCCAACAGGATCAAAGTCCAGTCAAGGAAGCGCCCAACATGAGCACAATCCCCGCTGAGCCCGCGGCCAAATCCGCGGCTACAGAGCCAGTCCAGGAGCAGGCCAAGGAAACAGCTGAGTCAAACATAGACATGTTGGATCTGTATGAGCTGCACAACTTTGAAGTTCACTTGGATGTCAGTAAATTAA TGCAATTCAGTGAGATCTGTAAGGAGATCGAAGGAATAACTCTGGAGGCTGGTGCTCAATAG
- the LOC6628746 gene encoding DNA topoisomerase 1 produces MFFDILPTTTESDAVEKPQVGFARARCRFVPAEYRNTQSRWLSRLRPRQSSSSVQIQCCEGSTSKVKWQTLEHNGPLFPGAYERLPENVHFLYDNCPIELTEQAEEVATFYAKVLGTPFVELSEFNENFFKDFRSCLSVEQRLHFTSFDLCNFQKIHQYLEEQQEARSQQELEEDERYGYCYIDGERHRINQFRIKPPGLCCPRKGYSLTMGMIRPRVLPEDIMINCDEYAEPPAPPPGHRWRQVVHDRSVSWLYSWHDLVSGNTYYVRARIDQSKRYRLPLRNQLETARRLQQHLPSIRREYRQLWSSDQWLVRQRSVALYCIDQLAMTCEDPEQPDKVTLCDLRVENLQLHPRLAGKKNVVRLQARKSNRQRVYRSVCVQPEVFYNLRVFVSGKEPNDLVLEELTTQLLNEHLEYLMDGLTSHIFCICNASQLLEQRLKEVPRKASLTVQLLAYNQALKEVHSFCSNRQRNVAPLPAPKSFRLTRRNSTEEQRLLKSISLHTKPLVEATLIYLDPRITISWCLRCKIPISAIYMSSAIRKKLIWATKCTTKHFSF; encoded by the coding sequence ATGTTTTTCGATATTTTGCCAACAACTACCGAATCAGACGCAGTTGAGAAACCACAAGTCGGATTCGCAAGGGCACGCTGCAGGTTCGTGCCCGCGGAGTATCGTAATACACAGAGCCGCTGGCTGAGCCGCTTGCGACCGCGGCAATCCAGCAGCTCGGTTCAAATTCAGTGCTGCGAGGGGTCAACCAGCAAGGTGAAGTGGCAGACACTGGAGCACAATGGGCCACTGTTTCCAGGCGCCTATGAGAGACTGCCGGAGAATGTGCACTTCCTTTACGATAACTGCCCCATTGAGCTGACGGAGCAGGCCGAGGAGGTGGCCACATTCTATGCCAAGGTGTTGGGCACCCCGTTCGTGGAGCTTTCCGAGTTCAATGAGAATTTTTTCAAAGACTTTCGCAGCTGTTTAAGCGTTGAGCAGCGCCTTCACTTCACCAGCTTTGATCTGTGCAATTTCCAGAAAATACATCAGTATCTGGAGGAACAGCAAGAGGCCAGATCGCAGCAGGAACTCGAAGAAGACGAACGTTATGGCTATTGCTATATTGATGGAGAGCGTCATCGGATCAACCAATTTCGTATCAAGCCGCCGGGTCTGTGCTGTCCGCGTAAAGGCTACAGCCTGACCATGGGCATGATCCGACCACGAGTCCTGCCTGAAGATATTATGATTAATTGTGATGAATACGCGGAGCCGCCAGCGCCGCCACCCGGACACCGCTGGCGTCAGGTGGTGCACGATCGCAGTGTCAGCTGGTTGTACTCCTGGCATGATCTCGTCTCGGGCAACACATATTACGTGCGTGCCCGTATCGATCAATCGAAAAGATACCGTTTGCCTCTTCGAAATCAGCTAGAAACGGCGCGCCGACTACAGCAGCATCTGCCCAGCATTCGCCGCGAGTACCGTCAGCTTTGGTCTTCGGATCAGTGGCTGGTGCGGCAGCGCAGTGTGGCCCTCTACTGCATCGACCAGCTGGCCATGACCTGCGAGGACCCAGAGCAGCCGGATAAGGTCACATTATGCGACCTACGCGTTGAGAACCTGCAGTTGCATCCGCGTCTGGCTGGAAAAAAGAATGTGGTACGATTGCAGGCCAGGAAGTCGAACCGTCAACGTGTGTATAGGAGCGTGTGCGTCCAGCCCGAGGTCTTCTACAATCTGAGGGTCTTTGTCAGCGGCAAAGAGCCGAATGATTTGGTACTCGAGGAGCTCACAACTCAGCTGCTGAATGAGCATCTCGAATACCTGATGGACGGCCTAACCTCGCacatattttgcatttgtaaTGCCTCCCAGTTGCTGGAGCAGCGCTTGAAAGAGGTTCCACGTAAAGCCTCGCTCACTGTGCAGCTGCTAGCCTACAATCAGGCACTCAAAGAGGTTCACAGCTTTTGCAGTAATCGCCAGCGGAATGTTGCCCCGCTGCCCGCCCCGAAGAGCTTCAGGTTAACTCGCCGGAACAGCACCGAGGAGCAGCGCCTACTCAAGTCAATCAGCCTGCACACCAAGCCACTCGTTGAGGCTACGCTCATCTATTTGGATCCACGAATAACCATTTCTTGGTGCCTGCGTTGCAAAATCCCCATATCTGCCATCTACATGAGCTCGGCGATACGCAAGAAACTCATCTGGGCCACGAAATGTACCACCAAACACTTTAGTTTTTGA